In a single window of the Micromonospora inositola genome:
- a CDS encoding rhomboid family intramembrane serine protease: MTERSGQAEDGTGGSVPTTPVCYRHPDRETYVRCSRCDRPICPECMREAAVGHQCPECVSEGRHSVRPARTAFGGGAAGRHGHVTKILIALNVLVMLLSIASDRGGDAAAGGSGFGGLMGGGTPLTDWGAVLGQAVFPDGTIGGIAQGQWYRLVTAMFLHYGVVHLLLNMWALWVLGRTLEAALGPLRFLALYLIAGLGGNVAVYLFSAPNSTAVGASTAIFGLFAAIFVIMRRLGRDTSAILPILVINLIFTFTVPGISIAGHLGGLVTGAVMALVLAYAPRMRRTVFQVAGGAILLVALVGLTLVRTGMLTGG, encoded by the coding sequence ATGACTGAGCGCTCCGGGCAGGCGGAGGACGGGACGGGCGGGTCGGTGCCGACCACCCCGGTCTGCTACCGCCACCCCGACCGGGAGACGTACGTCCGGTGCAGCCGGTGCGACCGGCCGATCTGCCCGGAGTGCATGCGGGAGGCCGCGGTCGGGCACCAGTGCCCGGAGTGCGTCAGCGAGGGACGCCACAGCGTGCGGCCGGCGCGTACCGCCTTCGGAGGCGGTGCCGCCGGCCGCCACGGCCATGTGACGAAGATCCTGATCGCGCTGAACGTGCTGGTCATGCTGCTCTCCATCGCCTCGGACCGGGGCGGGGACGCGGCGGCCGGCGGCTCCGGCTTCGGCGGCCTGATGGGCGGCGGCACCCCGCTGACCGACTGGGGGGCCGTGCTGGGGCAGGCGGTGTTCCCCGACGGCACGATCGGCGGCATCGCCCAGGGGCAGTGGTACCGGCTGGTCACCGCGATGTTCCTGCACTACGGCGTGGTGCACCTGCTGCTCAACATGTGGGCGCTCTGGGTGCTCGGCCGGACGCTGGAGGCGGCGCTCGGTCCGCTGCGCTTCCTGGCGCTCTACCTGATCGCCGGGCTCGGCGGGAACGTCGCGGTCTACCTCTTCAGCGCGCCCAACAGCACGGCGGTCGGCGCGTCGACGGCCATCTTCGGCCTCTTCGCCGCGATCTTCGTGATCATGCGGCGGCTGGGCCGGGACACCTCGGCGATCCTGCCGATCCTGGTGATCAACCTGATCTTCACGTTCACCGTCCCGGGCATCTCCATCGCCGGCCACCTGGGCGGCCTGGTCACCGGAGCGGTGATGGCGCTGGTCCTGGCGTACGCCCCGCGGATGCGGCGGACCGTCTTCCAGGTCGCGGGCGGCGCGATCCTCCTGGTTGCGCTCGTCGGGCTGACCCTGGTCCGCACCGGGATGCTGACCGGCGGCTGA
- a CDS encoding PH domain-containing protein, with the protein MQSQSSPVRAWRVPVILPVAKLVGAVVVVGLGLLLAGDDRVQPVLAGLAAAALAGWGLRDLVAPVRLAVDPDGITVAQGFAGHRRLPWSKVEAITVDRRTRRGLTAETLEIDAGESLHLFGRYDLDAPPAEVAEALRAAQAAAP; encoded by the coding sequence GTGCAGTCACAGTCCTCCCCGGTCCGCGCGTGGCGGGTGCCGGTGATCCTGCCGGTGGCCAAGCTGGTCGGCGCGGTCGTCGTGGTCGGGCTCGGCCTGCTCCTCGCCGGTGACGACCGGGTCCAGCCGGTGCTGGCCGGGCTGGCCGCCGCCGCGCTGGCCGGCTGGGGGCTGCGCGACCTGGTGGCGCCGGTCCGGCTGGCCGTGGACCCCGACGGGATCACGGTGGCGCAGGGCTTCGCCGGGCATCGTCGCCTGCCCTGGTCGAAGGTCGAGGCGATCACGGTGGATCGGCGTACCCGCCGTGGGCTGACCGCGGAGACGCTGGAGATCGACGCCGGGGAGTCGCTGCACCTCTTCGGCCGGTACGACCTGGACGCGCCGCCGGCCGAGGTGGCCGAGGCGCTCCGGGCGGCTCAGGCCGCCGCCCCCTGA
- a CDS encoding thiolase family protein, producing the protein MSDAVIVGAVRTPVGRRKGSLAGVHPVDLSAHVLRALAERTGIEPGQVDDVVWGCVSQVGEQSWNVARNAVLAAGWPESVPGTTVDRQCGSSQQALHFAAATVLSGQADLVVAGGVESMTRVPMGSSVAGGMPFSGQILERYRGVEGVAQDSPLPFNQGVGAELIAERWRFSRTQLDEFALASHEKAAAAQDAGAFDPELAPVALADGGKFAADEGIRRDTSLAKLGELATPFRADGVVTAGSASQISDGAAALAVTTSEWASRHGLRPLARVHTAVVAADDPVAMLTAPIPATAKALRRAGLGIEEIGVYEVNEAFAPVPLAWLAETEADPERLNPRGGAIALGHPLGGSGARIMTTMLQHMRDNGIRYGLQTMCEGGGMANATIVELL; encoded by the coding sequence ATGAGTGACGCGGTCATCGTCGGTGCGGTACGGACCCCGGTCGGCCGGCGCAAGGGCAGCCTCGCCGGCGTCCACCCGGTCGACCTCTCGGCGCACGTGCTGCGCGCCCTCGCCGAGCGGACCGGCATCGAGCCCGGCCAGGTCGACGACGTGGTGTGGGGCTGTGTCTCGCAGGTCGGCGAGCAGTCGTGGAACGTCGCCCGCAACGCGGTGCTCGCCGCGGGCTGGCCGGAGTCGGTGCCCGGCACCACGGTCGACCGGCAGTGCGGGTCGAGCCAGCAGGCGCTGCACTTCGCCGCCGCCACCGTCCTCTCAGGTCAGGCCGACCTGGTGGTCGCCGGTGGTGTGGAGTCGATGACCCGGGTGCCGATGGGTTCCAGCGTGGCCGGCGGGATGCCGTTCAGCGGCCAGATCCTGGAGCGCTACCGGGGCGTCGAGGGCGTCGCCCAGGACTCGCCGCTCCCGTTCAACCAGGGCGTCGGCGCCGAGTTGATCGCCGAGCGCTGGCGCTTCTCCCGGACGCAGCTCGACGAGTTCGCGCTGGCCAGCCACGAGAAGGCCGCCGCCGCGCAGGACGCCGGCGCGTTCGACCCGGAGCTGGCCCCGGTGGCGCTCGCCGACGGCGGGAAGTTCGCCGCCGACGAGGGCATCCGGCGGGACACCTCGTTGGCCAAGCTCGGCGAGCTGGCCACCCCGTTCCGGGCCGACGGCGTGGTCACCGCCGGGTCCGCGTCCCAGATCTCTGACGGGGCCGCGGCGCTCGCCGTCACCACCAGCGAGTGGGCCAGCCGGCACGGGCTGCGCCCGCTGGCCCGGGTGCACACCGCCGTGGTCGCCGCCGACGACCCGGTCGCCATGCTCACCGCTCCCATCCCGGCCACCGCGAAGGCGCTGCGCCGCGCGGGGCTGGGCATCGAGGAGATCGGGGTGTACGAGGTGAACGAGGCGTTCGCCCCGGTCCCGCTGGCCTGGCTGGCGGAGACCGAGGCGGACCCGGAGCGGCTCAACCCGCGCGGCGGCGCCATCGCCCTCGGTCACCCGCTCGGCGGGTCCGGCGCCCGGATCATGACGACCATGCTCCAGCACATGCGGGACAACGGCATCCGTTACGGCCTGCAGACCATGTGCGAGGGCGGCGGCATGGCCAACGCCACCATCGTCGAGCTGCTCTGA
- a CDS encoding phosphotransferase translates to MTTSSTSEVDWSTERWRDDALAWVGHELAREGHRVTGPVEPRVRPWSLVWRVPTDAGPVWFKANNPGTRHEAALLAALARLTPGAVLDPVAVEVDRGWSLLPDGGPSLREVLAGKKDLTQWERVLPAYAALQVAVAPHAERLLAWGVPDQRPELMPELFERLLEDEESLLLGEQDGLTLEQHERLRAYRPEFADACRRLAELDMPVTVQHDDLHDGNVFVADDGYRFFDWGDASIAHPFGTLLVTLRSVAYAFELEPGDPALFRLRDAYLEAWTHRHDRATLREAADLAMTLAKVSRALSWRRALASTDPARAEYAAAVPGWLGELFTPNPV, encoded by the coding sequence GTGACTACCTCCTCCACGTCCGAAGTCGACTGGTCCACCGAGCGATGGCGGGACGACGCGCTCGCCTGGGTCGGTCACGAGCTGGCCCGCGAGGGCCACCGGGTGACCGGGCCGGTCGAGCCCCGGGTCCGCCCCTGGTCGCTGGTGTGGCGGGTGCCGACCGACGCCGGCCCGGTCTGGTTCAAGGCCAACAACCCGGGCACCCGGCACGAGGCCGCCCTGCTGGCCGCCCTGGCCCGGCTCACCCCCGGCGCGGTGCTCGACCCGGTCGCGGTGGAGGTCGACCGCGGCTGGTCCCTGCTCCCCGACGGCGGGCCGAGCCTGCGCGAGGTGCTGGCCGGAAAGAAGGACCTGACGCAGTGGGAGCGGGTGCTGCCCGCGTACGCCGCCCTTCAGGTCGCGGTCGCCCCGCACGCGGAGCGGTTGCTGGCCTGGGGCGTGCCCGACCAGCGGCCGGAACTGATGCCCGAGCTGTTCGAGAGGCTGCTGGAGGACGAGGAGTCCCTGCTCCTCGGCGAGCAGGACGGGCTGACCCTGGAGCAGCACGAGCGGCTGCGGGCGTACCGGCCGGAGTTCGCCGACGCGTGCCGGCGACTGGCCGAGTTGGACATGCCCGTCACGGTGCAGCACGACGACCTGCACGACGGCAACGTCTTCGTCGCCGACGACGGGTACCGCTTCTTCGACTGGGGGGACGCCTCGATCGCCCACCCGTTCGGCACCCTGCTGGTGACGCTCCGATCGGTGGCGTACGCCTTCGAGCTGGAGCCCGGTGACCCGGCGCTGTTCCGGCTGCGCGACGCGTACCTGGAGGCCTGGACCCACCGGCACGACCGGGCGACGCTGCGCGAGGCGGCCGACCTGGCGATGACGCTGGCCAAGGTGAGCCGCGCGCTCTCCTGGCGTCGCGCCCTGGCCAGCACCGACCCGGCCCGCGCGGAGTACGCCGCGGCGGTCCCCGGCTGGCTCGGCGAGCTCTTCACCCCCAACCCGGTCTGA
- a CDS encoding glycoside hydrolase domain-containing protein — MARRLCAALTTALMGAAALVCAGTTSAPPMTAVAVTAGPQPGAFTGSGFDTCTAPSSAAMQAWLQSPYRAVGIYFGGVSRGCAQPNLTKDWVATQLAAGWRLIPLYVGLQAPCTSHSQRIDPARAAEQGRAEADDAALQARNLGLATGSVLIVDIEAYPTTDPVCTQAVNTYVSAWTVRLHDHGFFSGFYSSLSSGVAQQVAAYNAPGHVPPDYLDFAKWDGVPTVEDSTIPASYWAPKRRMKQYLGDHFETWGGVTINIDSNYLDMAPLPAIGDFNGNGWSDVMYRDAMTGELYLQPGNGTTLAPRIPLGGGWRAMDAIIRAGNFDRAGGEDVITREAATGYLWLYPGTGAGTLASRVRIGTGWTGLREITPIGDYNRDGYPDLIAGTSTGALYLYPGRGNSFGSRVLLSSSGWTSMDELAGGPDLDGDGYVDLIARQTKTGDLYRYPVTTAGKLGSAVKVGSGWTGRRNLTQVGDFDRDGRADLVAIESATGTLYRYRWLGSGWSGPIFLSKRSSALQKPLL, encoded by the coding sequence ATGGCGAGGCGGCTCTGCGCCGCGCTGACCACCGCCTTGATGGGGGCCGCGGCCCTGGTTTGTGCCGGTACCACCTCCGCCCCGCCGATGACGGCCGTCGCGGTCACCGCCGGTCCCCAGCCCGGCGCCTTCACCGGATCGGGTTTCGACACCTGCACCGCGCCGTCCAGTGCCGCGATGCAGGCTTGGCTGCAGTCGCCGTACCGAGCCGTCGGGATCTACTTCGGCGGCGTCAGCCGCGGCTGCGCCCAGCCGAATTTGACGAAGGATTGGGTTGCCACCCAGCTGGCGGCCGGGTGGCGGCTCATCCCGCTCTACGTCGGTCTCCAGGCGCCCTGCACCAGTCACAGCCAGCGCATCGATCCGGCCCGTGCGGCCGAGCAGGGGCGTGCCGAGGCCGACGACGCCGCGCTCCAAGCGCGAAACCTCGGGCTCGCGACCGGAAGCGTGCTGATCGTCGACATCGAGGCCTACCCCACCACCGACCCGGTCTGCACCCAGGCGGTCAACACGTACGTCAGCGCGTGGACGGTACGCCTGCACGATCACGGCTTTTTCTCCGGCTTCTACAGCAGCCTCTCCTCCGGAGTCGCGCAGCAGGTGGCGGCCTACAACGCTCCCGGGCACGTTCCGCCGGACTACCTCGACTTCGCGAAATGGGACGGCGTCCCGACCGTCGAGGACAGCACGATCCCGGCGAGCTACTGGGCCCCGAAGCGACGCATGAAGCAGTACCTGGGCGACCACTTCGAGACGTGGGGCGGGGTCACCATCAACATCGACTCCAACTACCTCGACATGGCGCCGCTGCCTGCGATCGGTGACTTCAACGGCAACGGTTGGTCCGACGTCATGTACCGGGACGCCATGACGGGGGAGCTCTACCTTCAACCGGGTAACGGCACCACGCTCGCCCCCCGGATCCCGCTCGGTGGCGGCTGGAGGGCCATGGACGCGATCATCCGAGCGGGGAACTTCGACCGGGCCGGTGGCGAGGACGTCATCACGCGCGAGGCCGCGACCGGATACCTCTGGCTCTACCCCGGCACCGGCGCCGGCACCTTGGCGTCGCGGGTCAGGATCGGCACCGGCTGGACCGGCCTGCGCGAGATCACCCCGATTGGCGACTACAACCGTGACGGCTACCCGGACCTGATCGCGGGGACCAGCACCGGCGCGCTCTACCTCTATCCGGGCAGGGGCAACAGCTTTGGCAGCCGGGTGCTGCTGTCGAGCAGCGGTTGGACCAGCATGGACGAGCTGGCCGGTGGTCCGGACCTCGACGGCGACGGGTACGTCGACCTGATCGCCCGCCAGACGAAGACCGGCGACCTCTACCGCTATCCGGTGACGACCGCAGGGAAGCTGGGGTCGGCGGTCAAGGTGGGCAGCGGCTGGACCGGCCGGCGGAATCTCACCCAGGTCGGCGACTTCGACCGGGACGGTCGGGCGGACCTGGTGGCGATCGAGTCGGCCACCGGCACCCTCTACCGCTACCGCTGGCTCGGCTCCGGGTGGTCGGGCCCGATCTTCCTCAGCAAGCGGTCCTCGGCCCTGCAGAAGCCCCTGCTGTGA
- a CDS encoding response regulator transcription factor — translation MTADAAQHGLVLVVEDEPAIADLVRLYLTRDGFGVHLERDGVGGLAAARRLRPVACVLDIALPGLAGTEVCRRLREAGDWTPVIFLTARDDEVDRIVGLELGADDYVTKPFSPRELVARVRAVLRRSTGAPAGAEQPRVVGPVVLDPARRTVTAAGAQVQLTSTEFDLLAHLMARPGRVFTREELLAGVWGYAAHAGTRTVDVHVAQVRAKLGPASVIRTHRGVGYAADA, via the coding sequence GTGACCGCCGACGCCGCGCAGCACGGGCTCGTCCTCGTGGTAGAGGACGAGCCGGCCATCGCCGACCTGGTCCGGCTCTATCTGACCCGGGACGGCTTCGGCGTACACCTGGAACGGGACGGCGTCGGGGGCCTCGCCGCCGCGCGGCGGCTGCGTCCGGTGGCCTGCGTGCTGGACATCGCGCTGCCCGGCCTGGCCGGGACGGAGGTCTGCCGGCGGCTCCGCGAGGCCGGCGACTGGACGCCAGTCATCTTCCTCACCGCCCGAGACGACGAGGTCGACCGGATCGTCGGCCTGGAACTGGGCGCGGACGACTACGTGACCAAGCCGTTCAGCCCCCGGGAGCTGGTCGCCCGGGTCCGGGCGGTGCTGCGTCGATCCACCGGGGCGCCGGCCGGGGCGGAGCAGCCCCGGGTGGTCGGCCCGGTCGTCCTCGACCCGGCCCGCCGGACGGTCACCGCGGCCGGCGCCCAGGTCCAGCTCACCTCCACCGAGTTCGACCTGCTCGCCCACCTGATGGCCCGGCCGGGCCGGGTGTTCACCCGGGAGGAGCTGCTCGCCGGTGTCTGGGGGTACGCCGCGCACGCCGGCACCCGGACCGTCGACGTGCACGTGGCGCAGGTCCGCGCCAAGCTCGGCCCGGCCAGCGTGATCCGCACCCACCGCGGCGTCGGGTACGCGGCCGATGCCTGA